Proteins from one Aerosakkonema funiforme FACHB-1375 genomic window:
- a CDS encoding VOC family protein — MTIQGIYEVCIGCREPLFLIQYWEQFGYRIGKIGELSAESTNKLYGVNSALRSIRLYHQDADHGLIRLMVWENPTNEGLQMSSMKVKGNRWGTALTADVLNISNHAEEAVKAGLPVKYIYPQWDVIYNKDRKVRPFVEPAIGVREMVMLQPLTRQIFFQRFNYTVTNYGKINESAHFKTSQITHMGIVVQDDSRETFRFYEETLGLLRVRDEDETSYESSETARPIFDLQPNERFFVTTFDDPRSSKSDWQAVRSGRLYIVRFPESIQLENHLDKAQPGCLGMSLYTYRVRGIEDYFHRVKASAAQNITEIETNEFGEQSFSFVSPDGYFWTLLSM, encoded by the coding sequence TTTGGCTATCGTATCGGTAAAATAGGTGAATTATCGGCAGAATCAACAAATAAGTTGTATGGCGTCAATTCTGCTTTGCGATCGATTCGCCTCTACCACCAAGATGCAGACCACGGTCTCATCCGTCTAATGGTATGGGAAAACCCTACCAATGAGGGATTGCAGATGTCATCAATGAAGGTGAAAGGAAACCGTTGGGGAACTGCATTGACTGCTGATGTGTTGAATATTTCCAATCATGCTGAAGAAGCAGTAAAAGCAGGTTTGCCAGTCAAATACATCTATCCGCAATGGGATGTAATCTATAACAAAGACAGAAAGGTACGTCCTTTTGTCGAGCCTGCTATTGGTGTGCGGGAAATGGTGATGCTTCAACCTTTAACTCGCCAAATTTTCTTTCAAAGATTCAATTATACTGTGACCAATTACGGCAAAATTAATGAAAGCGCACATTTCAAAACGAGCCAGATAACTCACATGGGAATAGTGGTTCAAGATGATAGCAGAGAAACGTTCCGTTTTTATGAAGAAACGCTGGGTTTGCTGCGCGTGCGGGATGAGGACGAAACAAGTTATGAAAGTTCTGAAACAGCAAGACCGATTTTTGACCTTCAGCCGAATGAAAGATTTTTTGTAACAACTTTTGACGATCCGCGTTCGTCAAAATCAGATTGGCAGGCGGTGCGATCGGGTAGACTTTATATTGTGCGATTTCCGGAATCTATTCAATTAGAAAATCATCTCGATAAGGCGCAACCGGGATGTTTGGGAATGTCGCTTTACACTTATCGCGTGCGAGGAATAGAAGATTATTTCCATCGCGTTAAGGCGAGTGCGGCTCAAAATATCACAGAAATTGAAACCAACGAGTTTGGAGAACAAAGTTTTTCTTTCGTCTCACCCGATGGCTATTTCTGGACATTGCTTTCAATGTAG
- a CDS encoding tetratricopeptide repeat protein: MVWFRSDKPNLQIDYLSTNIEIQSQSIGEFTMRSLPHTFPSMAFLLLIMAGYNQTQIAVGLPSYNLAETAHNPAIIAENLTMLGREIAAGNEQLGLQLFDRAVQVAETIEDRSTKIEALSNIAIKLAEVGQTQKARQLLDRAVQLTRKTDENFTLYQQDPALRDVAIKVAQAGFTERALQLTQTLASNTRKAEALNAIASILAEKGELETARKILLQALQKARGITGDYAYESNGSCGNEKFEILAKIAGNLSLLSQFDTALQVAKSVTGCSSATGESGENYQAWAYLGILAHMANANQVKQAWASSQNIQNDVEKAEVWSAIAVKLAGMNEVNLARSIAAQISEKIPTTTKIDSGSALRELGVKEKALRNIAVKLAEVGQFDAAKQVAETIHELTPAEIAANQDFNLGNQAREKAFTFVEIARQLAKAKQIEPALQIVNSIENGEIKALGIIAIAQELHTAGQAPQAENLLSQNLQLPAISNPDDFAVNQSIIRIAEALVKAGQIERSLQIAESLKKDDSKQEALTNIAVQLAEIGQVDRALQIANTLSLLGLKESALTKIASKYLEIGQLDRAVQVAQSLEENNKANILAKIVDAFAKLGNSETALQVAQTIPSQEIKANAIANIAARTIKSK; encoded by the coding sequence ATGGTTTGGTTTCGCTCAGATAAACCCAACCTACAAATTGATTATTTGAGTACGAATATAGAAATACAAAGTCAAAGTATAGGAGAATTCACGATGCGATCGCTTCCCCACACTTTCCCAAGTATGGCATTTTTATTACTTATAATGGCAGGCTATAATCAAACTCAAATAGCGGTAGGATTGCCATCTTATAATCTGGCTGAAACTGCCCATAATCCCGCAATTATTGCTGAAAATTTAACGATGTTGGGGAGAGAAATAGCGGCAGGAAATGAGCAACTAGGTTTGCAATTATTCGATCGCGCTGTGCAAGTAGCAGAAACTATCGAGGATCGTTCTACTAAGATTGAAGCTTTATCTAATATAGCGATAAAATTAGCAGAAGTCGGACAAACCCAGAAAGCGAGACAACTATTAGATCGCGCTGTGCAACTGACTAGGAAAACCGATGAAAATTTTACCCTTTATCAGCAAGATCCGGCGCTGCGCGATGTGGCGATTAAAGTTGCACAAGCAGGGTTTACCGAAAGAGCTTTGCAGTTAACGCAAACGCTTGCTTCTAATACTCGCAAAGCAGAGGCGCTGAATGCGATCGCGAGTATTTTAGCAGAAAAAGGAGAATTAGAAACCGCCAGAAAAATCCTTTTACAAGCTTTACAAAAAGCCAGAGGAATTACGGGAGATTATGCTTACGAATCAAATGGCAGTTGCGGTAACGAAAAATTTGAGATTTTGGCTAAAATAGCAGGTAATTTAAGTTTATTATCCCAGTTTGACACGGCTTTACAGGTAGCTAAAAGCGTCACTGGTTGCAGTTCGGCTACAGGTGAAAGCGGAGAAAATTATCAAGCTTGGGCATATCTGGGAATTCTCGCACATATGGCAAATGCCAACCAAGTCAAGCAAGCTTGGGCAAGTTCTCAAAACATCCAAAACGATGTCGAAAAAGCGGAAGTTTGGTCGGCGATTGCGGTAAAATTGGCGGGAATGAATGAGGTAAATTTAGCGCGATCGATCGCTGCACAAATTTCCGAAAAAATCCCCACAACAACTAAAATAGATTCCGGTTCGGCGCTGCGAGAATTGGGCGTCAAAGAAAAGGCGCTGCGGAATATAGCAGTCAAATTAGCAGAAGTCGGACAATTTGATGCTGCTAAGCAGGTGGCAGAAACGATCCACGAACTGACTCCGGCAGAAATAGCAGCAAATCAAGATTTTAATCTAGGAAATCAAGCAAGAGAGAAAGCTTTTACTTTCGTGGAAATTGCTCGCCAGTTAGCTAAGGCAAAGCAAATCGAACCAGCTTTGCAGATAGTTAATAGCATTGAAAATGGGGAAATAAAAGCTTTAGGGATAATTGCGATCGCCCAAGAATTGCACACAGCAGGACAAGCACCGCAAGCTGAAAACCTACTCTCTCAAAACTTGCAATTACCTGCAATTTCCAACCCTGATGATTTTGCAGTAAATCAATCAATTATTAGGATTGCTGAAGCTTTAGTGAAAGCGGGACAAATTGAGCGATCGTTGCAGATTGCCGAGTCTCTCAAAAAAGACGATTCTAAACAAGAAGCGTTGACTAATATTGCTGTGCAATTAGCAGAAATAGGACAAGTCGATCGAGCTTTGCAAATTGCCAATACCTTAAGTTTACTCGGCCTTAAGGAGTCAGCTTTAACTAAAATCGCATCGAAATATTTAGAAATTGGACAACTCGATCGCGCTGTGCAGGTAGCCCAATCTCTCGAAGAGAATAACAAAGCCAATATTCTAGCAAAAATCGTCGATGCTTTTGCTAAATTAGGTAACTCTGAAACAGCTTTGCAAGTAGCGCAAACTATTCCCAGTCAGGAAATAAAAGCAAATGCGATCGCCAATATCGCTGCACGCACAATCAAATCCAAGTAA
- a CDS encoding DUF1838 domain-containing protein produces the protein MVNEIKEFDTRQWVKVRSSLDGSQTFLTWTGSIYSFVPNEKKKRLFNIVGMSVSRCIENDDKTWEFTSRELTYYLDPNTNEILHKWENPWTGETLTVIHVANSPVEGHFKGNFPGEVNGDITTFVFDLFPTYPNSLAEDEKFQEYSPQQTYQAAELFKLTVPTEELDNPEILSVSKMFICWDRIGPWLPWMKMADRAGHLIYSATGQKVKSFNDLPQLLQDEINTRMSLYKNAPKAPLDSDMTSWIYFKKHFEAYLAGERFPIPEAEEE, from the coding sequence ATGGTTAACGAAATCAAGGAATTTGATACTAGGCAATGGGTGAAAGTACGCAGCTCGCTAGATGGCAGCCAAACCTTTCTCACCTGGACGGGTTCGATATACTCTTTTGTGCCGAATGAGAAGAAAAAGCGCCTCTTCAATATCGTGGGAATGAGCGTTAGCAGATGTATAGAAAATGACGATAAGACTTGGGAATTTACCTCAAGAGAATTGACTTATTACCTCGATCCAAATACAAATGAAATCCTGCACAAATGGGAAAATCCCTGGACGGGAGAAACCCTCACCGTTATTCACGTTGCCAATAGTCCGGTAGAAGGTCACTTTAAAGGAAATTTTCCGGGTGAAGTGAACGGTGATATTACTACATTCGTGTTTGATTTATTTCCGACTTACCCAAATTCCCTTGCCGAAGATGAAAAATTTCAAGAGTACAGTCCCCAACAAACTTATCAAGCAGCCGAATTGTTTAAACTGACAGTTCCCACTGAAGAACTCGACAATCCAGAAATACTTTCTGTTTCTAAAATGTTTATTTGTTGGGATAGAATCGGCCCTTGGCTACCTTGGATGAAAATGGCAGATCGAGCGGGTCATCTTATCTACAGCGCCACCGGTCAGAAAGTGAAGAGTTTTAACGATTTACCCCAATTGCTTCAGGATGAAATTAATACCCGGATGTCTTTGTACAAAAATGCCCCCAAAGCTCCATTAGACAGTGATATGACTTCTTGGATTTACTTCAAAAAGCATTTTGAAGCTTATTTAGCTGGAGAAAGATTTCCGATTCCAGAAGCAGAGGAGGAATAG